The Candidatus Mycolicibacterium alkanivorans genome contains a region encoding:
- a CDS encoding MBL fold metallo-hydrolase has protein sequence MFDPGEGTQRQLTLAGVAASSVTRLCLSHFHGDHGLGVPGILQAPVSRSAEPSTGVLPRVGPGVFRPAAARLCCSTTSSACASSRLRGWADRRGHVRDPKGAAPGPPHRGRGRNRMNVLGRNRRDLWT, from the coding sequence TTGTTCGACCCAGGGGAGGGGACCCAGCGGCAACTGACGCTGGCCGGCGTCGCGGCAAGTAGTGTGACTCGACTATGCCTGAGCCATTTCCACGGTGACCACGGCCTCGGTGTGCCGGGCATCTTGCAAGCGCCTGTCAGTAGATCAGCTGAACCCAGTACGGGCGTACTTCCCCGCGTTGGGCCAGGAGTATTTCGCCCGGCTGCGGCACGCCTGTGTTGTTCCACGACGTCGTCGGCCTGCGCGAGCAGCCGGTTGCGGGGATGGGCCGATCGCCGGGGGCATGTTCGGGACCCTAAAGGCGCGGCGCCTGGACCACCCCATCGGGGTAGGGGCCGAAACCGGATGAATGTCCTGGGTCGCAACCGAAGGGACCTTTGGACATAG
- a CDS encoding DUF1918 domain-containing protein, translating into MKAKIGDWLVIKGTTIDLPDQRGLITEVHSSDGSPPYLVRWLETEHVATVFPGPDAVVVTAEEQEEADERAQHRFGAVQSEILLGKSK; encoded by the coding sequence ATGAAGGCAAAAATCGGAGACTGGCTGGTGATCAAGGGCACGACGATCGATCTACCGGACCAGCGTGGACTAATCACCGAGGTTCACTCGTCCGATGGTTCACCACCGTATCTGGTGCGGTGGCTGGAAACGGAGCACGTGGCCACGGTGTTCCCGGGGCCGGACGCGGTCGTCGTCACTGCGGAAGAGCAGGAAGAAGCCGACGAGCGCGCGCAACACCGATTCGGGGCGGTGCAGTCGGAGATTCTCCTCGGCAAGAGCAAATAG
- a CDS encoding adenosylcobalamin-dependent ribonucleoside-diphosphate reductase, with translation MKSATTAGWPAKVRRRDGTLVPFDVARIETAIARAAREVAYDGPDMPVTVARAVADALGPRIAPVEEIQDFVEARLGETGLDDVARAYIIYRQQRAELRAAKALLGVRDDLKLSLAAVTVLRERYLLRDEKGMPSESTGEMMDRAARFVAAAEDDYLPGSSTRRAEEFSALLRKLEFLPNSPTLMNAGTELGLLSGCFVLPVEDSLHSIFTTLGQAAEIQRSGGGTGYSFSHLRPAGDRVASTGGTASGPVSFLRLYDTAAGVVSMGGRRRGACMAVLDASHPDIYDFVTTKAESPSNLTHFNLSVGVTDAFLRAVERKDAHRLVNPRTGKTVARIPAAELFDAICEAAHACGDPGLVFLDTINRANPVPGRGRIEATNPCGEVPLLPYESCNLGSINLARMVTDGRVDFDRLADVAAVAVRFLDDVIDVSRYPFRELGEATRATRKIGLGVMGLAELLATLGIPYDSEDGVRLAGQVMRRIQQAAHAVSRRLAEERGSFPVFADSRFAGSGPRRNAQVTSVAPTGTISLIAGTTAGIEPMFAIAFTRAVVGRHLLEVNPCFDRLARDRGFYRDELIAEIAQRGGVRGYPQLPAEVRAAFPIAAEIAPQWHLRMQAAVQRHVDAAVSKTVNLPATATVDDVRAIYLAAWRAKVKGITVYRYGSREGQVLSYAAPEPVLAQADTEFSGGCVGRTCEF, from the coding sequence ATGAAGTCGGCGACGACGGCCGGGTGGCCCGCGAAGGTCCGGCGGCGGGACGGGACACTCGTCCCGTTCGACGTCGCCCGGATCGAGACCGCGATCGCGCGGGCGGCCCGCGAGGTGGCATATGACGGCCCCGATATGCCGGTCACCGTTGCGAGGGCCGTTGCCGATGCACTAGGGCCCAGGATTGCGCCCGTCGAGGAGATCCAGGATTTCGTCGAGGCGCGGCTGGGCGAAACCGGTCTCGATGACGTCGCACGCGCCTACATCATCTACCGGCAGCAGCGCGCCGAGCTGCGTGCAGCGAAAGCGTTGCTCGGGGTCCGTGACGACTTGAAGCTGAGCTTGGCTGCCGTGACGGTGCTACGCGAACGCTATCTGCTGCGCGACGAGAAAGGTATGCCGAGCGAGTCAACTGGCGAGATGATGGATCGGGCGGCGCGCTTCGTCGCAGCGGCCGAGGACGACTACCTGCCCGGCTCCTCGACGCGGCGGGCCGAAGAGTTTTCGGCGCTGCTGCGCAAGCTTGAGTTTCTGCCGAATTCGCCCACGCTGATGAACGCCGGCACTGAACTTGGCCTGCTTTCTGGCTGTTTCGTTCTGCCGGTTGAGGATTCGCTACACTCGATCTTCACCACTTTGGGACAGGCCGCTGAGATTCAGCGGAGCGGCGGCGGCACCGGCTATTCGTTCAGCCACCTGCGACCCGCCGGGGATCGGGTGGCCAGCACGGGCGGCACGGCCAGCGGACCGGTGTCCTTTCTGCGGCTGTATGACACAGCTGCGGGTGTCGTCTCCATGGGCGGACGTCGGCGCGGTGCCTGCATGGCGGTGCTGGACGCGTCACACCCGGACATCTATGACTTCGTCACCACCAAGGCCGAATCGCCCAGCAATCTAACGCATTTCAACCTGTCCGTAGGCGTCACCGACGCGTTCCTGCGCGCCGTCGAACGCAAGGACGCGCACCGCCTGGTCAACCCGCGAACCGGCAAGACCGTCGCACGGATACCGGCTGCAGAGCTCTTTGATGCGATCTGTGAAGCTGCACATGCCTGCGGCGATCCCGGGCTGGTGTTCTTGGACACGATCAATCGGGCTAACCCGGTGCCGGGGAGGGGCCGCATCGAGGCGACCAACCCGTGCGGGGAGGTTCCGCTGCTGCCGTACGAGTCGTGCAATCTCGGCTCGATCAACCTGGCTCGCATGGTCACCGATGGTCGCGTCGACTTCGACCGGCTTGCCGACGTTGCCGCGGTGGCGGTGCGGTTTCTCGACGATGTCATCGACGTCAGCCGGTACCCGTTCCGGGAGCTGGGCGAGGCCACCCGGGCGACCCGCAAGATCGGGCTCGGTGTGATGGGTTTGGCGGAACTACTTGCCACACTGGGCATTCCGTACGATAGCGAAGACGGCGTGCGGTTAGCCGGCCAGGTGATGCGCCGCATTCAGCAGGCGGCGCACGCTGTGTCGAGGCGGTTGGCCGAAGAACGGGGCTCGTTTCCCGTATTCGCCGACAGCCGGTTCGCGGGTTCAGGACCGCGGCGCAACGCGCAGGTCACCTCCGTCGCCCCGACCGGCACCATCTCACTGATCGCGGGCACTACTGCGGGGATCGAGCCGATGTTCGCCATCGCCTTCACCCGGGCGGTCGTCGGCAGGCACCTGTTGGAGGTCAACCCGTGCTTCGACCGGCTGGCCCGCGATCGGGGGTTTTATCGCGATGAGCTGATCGCTGAGATCGCGCAGCGAGGGGGAGTGCGAGGCTATCCACAGTTGCCGGCCGAGGTACGTGCGGCCTTCCCGATCGCAGCCGAGATCGCGCCGCAGTGGCACTTGCGGATGCAGGCGGCCGTGCAGCGCCATGTCGATGCCGCGGTGTCCAAGACGGTCAATCTGCCCGCCACTGCTACCGTCGACGATGTCCGCGCGATCTATTTGGCCGCGTGGAGGGCGAAGGTCAAGGGCATCACGGTGTATCGCTACGGCAGTCGTGAAGGCCAGGTGCTGTCCTACGCGGCACCCGAACCGGTGCTGGCCCAGGCAGACACGGAATTCAGCGGCGGATGCGTCGGGCGGACATGCGAGTTCTGA